From a region of the Pontixanthobacter gangjinensis genome:
- the glmS gene encoding glutamine--fructose-6-phosphate transaminase (isomerizing) — translation MCGIIGIVSKSAVANRLVDGLKRMEYRGYDSAGICTIDGGTLVRRRAQGKLINLVDELNGNPASGDIGIAHTRWATHGAPTTHNAHPHATDHVALVHNGIIENFKPLRNELIGKGRTLESETDSEVVAHLISERIEAGSSPEDAVKAVLPTLRGAFALAIAFREYPDMLIGARLGSPLVVGYGDGEMFLGSDALALAPLTQKIAYLEEGDWVVITRDGAAIFDEENNQVEREISTSGASAASVEKGNYRHYMQKEIFEQPTVVAQTLASYVHRAEETVALPQIDFDLSEVKRITIVACGTSYYAGMVAKYWFEQFARVPVDLDVASEFRYRDPVLEDGGLALFISQSGETADTLAALRHCKKEGQIIGVVVNVPTSSMAREADLLLPTHAGPEIGVASTKAFTCQLAVLAALAAHLAVKKGRMDRAEEQEVVKHLLEAPACLNAALDHDDDIASMAHLIAPARDVLYLGRGPDYPLALEGALKLKEISYIHAEGYASGEMKHGPIALIDELVPVIVLAPSGPLFEKTVSNMHEVRARGGQIVLISDRDGIVEAGEGCIATIEMPKVHPLIAPLVYAVPVQLLAYHVACVKGTDVDQPRNLAKSVTVE, via the coding sequence ATGTGCGGAATAATCGGCATCGTCAGCAAATCAGCAGTGGCAAACCGCCTTGTCGATGGGCTGAAGCGGATGGAATACCGGGGTTATGATAGTGCGGGTATCTGCACGATTGATGGCGGCACGCTTGTCCGACGCAGGGCTCAGGGCAAGCTGATCAATTTGGTTGACGAATTGAACGGTAATCCTGCATCGGGCGATATCGGAATAGCCCATACACGGTGGGCTACCCATGGGGCACCAACTACGCACAATGCGCACCCCCATGCGACCGATCATGTGGCGTTGGTGCACAATGGTATCATCGAAAATTTCAAGCCGCTTCGCAACGAACTCATTGGCAAAGGCCGCACGCTCGAAAGCGAAACCGACAGCGAAGTTGTTGCGCATTTGATTTCCGAGCGAATTGAAGCTGGCTCATCGCCAGAGGACGCGGTTAAGGCCGTGCTGCCAACATTGCGCGGGGCGTTTGCACTGGCGATTGCTTTCCGTGAATATCCCGACATGTTGATCGGTGCGCGGCTTGGGTCGCCGCTGGTTGTCGGATATGGGGATGGAGAGATGTTCCTTGGCTCTGACGCCTTAGCCTTGGCCCCCTTGACGCAAAAGATCGCCTATCTCGAAGAGGGCGACTGGGTGGTTATCACGCGCGATGGTGCGGCCATTTTCGACGAAGAGAACAACCAAGTTGAACGTGAGATTTCGACCTCGGGTGCGTCCGCTGCCTCGGTCGAAAAGGGTAATTATCGCCACTACATGCAAAAAGAGATTTTCGAACAGCCGACCGTGGTTGCGCAGACACTCGCCAGCTATGTCCACCGCGCCGAAGAAACCGTCGCGCTGCCGCAAATAGATTTCGATTTGTCGGAAGTTAAGCGGATTACGATCGTCGCCTGCGGAACCTCTTACTACGCGGGAATGGTTGCGAAATATTGGTTCGAGCAATTCGCTCGCGTCCCGGTTGATTTAGACGTGGCCAGCGAATTCCGCTACCGCGATCCCGTGCTGGAGGATGGCGGTCTAGCACTGTTCATCTCGCAATCGGGCGAAACCGCAGACACTTTGGCGGCGCTTCGCCATTGCAAGAAGGAAGGGCAGATAATCGGGGTGGTGGTCAATGTCCCGACAAGCTCAATGGCGCGCGAAGCCGATTTGCTGTTACCAACCCATGCCGGACCTGAGATTGGCGTGGCTTCGACCAAAGCCTTCACCTGTCAGCTGGCCGTGCTCGCTGCGCTCGCGGCGCATCTGGCGGTTAAGAAAGGCCGGATGGATCGCGCCGAAGAGCAGGAGGTAGTGAAACACCTGCTTGAAGCGCCTGCCTGTTTGAATGCGGCGCTGGACCATGATGATGACATTGCTTCGATGGCGCATTTGATTGCTCCGGCGCGCGATGTGCTTTATTTGGGCCGCGGTCCTGACTATCCTTTGGCGCTCGAAGGCGCGTTAAAGCTTAAAGAAATCAGTTATATCCATGCAGAAGGTTACGCCTCAGGTGAAATGAAGCACGGCCCGATTGCTCTGATTGATGAATTGGTTCCAGTTATCGTGCTGGCGCCGTCCGGTCCATTGTTTGAGAAGACCGTTTCGAATATGCATGAAGTTCGCGCTCGCGGCGGTCAGATTGTTCTCATTTCCGACCGCGATGGTATCGTGGAAGCAGGCGAGGGATGTATCGCTACAATCGAAATGCCCAAGGTTCACCCTTTAATTGCTCCGCTTGTCTATGCGGTTCCGGTGCAATTGCTCGCTTATCATGTCGCCTGCGTCAAAGGCACTGATGTGGATCAGCCGCGGAATTTGGCGAAATCTGTGACCGTTGAATGA
- a CDS encoding glycosyltransferase family 2 protein has product MTKLIVQIPCFNEAEDLPATLAAIPRRIEGIDTVEILVIDDGSHDGTSDVARRWGVHHIIRHRRNRGLASAFRSGIRAALEAGADIIVNTDADGQYEGADIAALVGPVIAGNADIVIGDRGVGNNEYFGPLKRLLQRLGSTVVRRLSRTEITDAVSGFRAMTRAAAQQINITTDFSYTTDMLIQSGRKRFAIKSVPIRTNKTLRPSRLFSSVPRFIINTGITIARAYTTHNPLRVFVGGGALIALIGLAPILRFGWFYLSGDGDGHIQSLVIGGALLVLGTLVAIMGVLADLVAANRKLIETNLYEIRQLRDELKLRPEAQKSGEDSVPLRQVKSARN; this is encoded by the coding sequence ATGACCAAGCTGATTGTTCAAATACCGTGCTTTAATGAAGCTGAGGATCTGCCTGCAACGCTAGCCGCGATACCACGCCGTATCGAGGGGATCGACACTGTTGAAATTCTGGTGATCGACGATGGCAGTCATGACGGAACTTCGGATGTCGCGCGTCGGTGGGGCGTACACCATATTATCCGTCACCGTAGAAACCGCGGTCTCGCCTCAGCATTCCGCTCCGGTATTCGTGCTGCGCTGGAGGCTGGAGCTGATATCATCGTTAATACCGATGCCGATGGCCAATATGAAGGCGCAGACATTGCCGCGCTGGTCGGGCCTGTAATCGCTGGTAACGCCGATATTGTCATCGGTGATCGCGGCGTAGGTAACAATGAGTATTTCGGGCCTCTAAAACGACTGCTTCAGCGCCTCGGCAGCACGGTCGTGCGGCGCCTGTCGCGTACAGAAATCACCGATGCCGTGAGCGGGTTTCGTGCGATGACACGCGCCGCTGCTCAACAAATCAATATCACCACCGACTTCAGCTATACCACAGATATGCTGATCCAATCAGGCCGCAAGCGCTTTGCGATTAAGAGCGTGCCGATCCGCACTAACAAGACCCTGCGCCCTTCTCGCCTGTTCAGTTCGGTACCGCGGTTCATCATAAACACCGGCATCACTATTGCCCGCGCCTACACTACGCATAATCCATTACGCGTATTTGTTGGCGGCGGAGCATTGATCGCCCTGATTGGGCTGGCTCCAATCCTGCGTTTCGGTTGGTTTTATCTGTCAGGTGACGGAGACGGTCATATTCAGTCGCTGGTTATCGGCGGCGCTTTGCTGGTGCTGGGCACGCTGGTTGCAATAATGGGTGTGCTTGCTGATTTGGTCGCTGCAAACCGCAAGCTGATTGAGACAAATTTGTACGAAATCCGCCAGTTGCGAGATGAATTGAAACTGCGTCCAGAAGCGCAAAAATCAGGCGAAGATTCCGTTCCATTACGCCAAGTAAAATCCGCCAGAAATTGA